Part of the Kamptonema formosum PCC 6407 genome, CATCCTCCCCATCTCCCCCATCCTCCCCTCTCTCCCCCATCCTCCCCATCTCCCCCATCTCCCCCATCCTCCTCATCTCCCCCATCCTTCAATCTAAAATCGGTTAAGCTAGCAGAAAACCATAAGCATTTTTTCTGTTACTGTGCCTAATCGCATTCATCTAATATCTCTATTGTTGGCGCTCGGTTTATGGAGCTTGCCTAAGCCAGTTTCCGCACAGGCATTCCTTCCCTACACCCCCCAACTAGAATCAGCCGAATTAGAGCAAACAGGCGTGAGCCTTGCACAGGAAGCCGCCCAGTTGGAGCAATTCCAACAGTACGAGCTCGCCCTGCCCAGAGCTCAGCTAGCCACACAGCTCGCCCCCAACAAGTATCAAACTTGGATTTTATTGGGGATTTTATATATGCGCGTGCAGAAGTTTGACGAAGGGATTATTGCTTTGCAGCAAGCTCAGACTCTTGCACCTGAGAATGCAGACATCCGCTTTTTCTTAGGAGAAGTACACTTCCGCCAAGCTCAATATGACAAAGCAATTGAACAACTACAAGCAGGCTTAAGAATAAAACCTGATACCCCTGGAGCTTTATTTGATTTAGGCAATGCCTTCTACAAACTGGGCAAATTTCAAGATGCGATCGCCCATTACGAAAAAGCAGTAGCTCAGTATGAAAAAGCCAAAGGTCAGGAAAAAGAACGCTGGCCAGCTATTAACAATATTGGGTTAGTAAAATACGAAATGGGTGATACTGACGGTGCCATTCGCCGCTGGCGAGAGGCAGTTGCCATCGAGGAAAAAGCAGCAGAACCAATGATGGCTCTGGCAATAGCTTTATATAGCAAAGGCGATCGAGAACAAGGTCTAGCGATCGCAGAAACCGCACTGCGGATAGACAAGCGCTATGCAGGGATAGACTTCCTTAAGGAAAATCTTTGGGGCGATCGCTTAATTGCAGAAGCTAAAAAGTTATTAGCAACTCCCCGCATTCAAGCCACCCTCGCCCAACTTCAAGACGCACCCGCGCCGGAGATGCCTTAAGGGGAGATGGGGAGATGGGGAGCGGGNNNNNNNNNNNNNNNNNNNNNNNNNNNNNNNNNNNNNNNNNNNNNNNNNNNNNNNNNNNNNNNNNNNNNNNNNNNNNNNNNNNNNNNNNNNNNNNNNNNNGCCCCCCTGCTCCCCTGCCCCTCTGCCCCTCTGCCCCCCCGCTCCTCCGCTCCCTCGCTATTACTCCTGGGGAAGCAAGGCCTTGATTTGAGCGACGAAATCTTGATGATCGACGACAGGTTTGGAAATGTAACCGTCAGCACCACTTTGATTGAGAAAGGTTTCGCGATCGCCAGCCATCGCGTGAGCTGTCACCAAAATAATCGGTAGTTTAGCAGTTTGGGGGTTTGCCTTCAGCATTTGAGTAATCTTAATGCCGTCAACAGCCTTACCCTGGTAAACGCTCCGAGACAGAGACACATCCATCAAAATTAGGTCAGCTTCCCCATCAATCGCAATTTGCATCACCTCTTCCACATTTTCGGTGTGCTTTACGGCAAGACCACCTCGCTTAGTCAAAATCTTGGAGAAAACGCGAGCATTAACCAAATCGTCCTCTACAATCAGAACGGTTTTCATAACTTTTTCCTTGCTACTTGCTGCTCTATAAATCTTATGCAAACCTCTGTACAGTTATTTCTGTAAGGTTTTTGCTGTTTACTTTCTACTTCGCCCTAGTCTGATCAATTCCTTATCAGGCTAAAGCAATCTTATGTAAAACTGCTATTACCGAGTTCGATAGAGCAACCGACTAGGGAAAAATGCTCTTGACGCTCTAAAAATTTTAGCGGAGGCTGCGCTAAGAGCAACGAACTCAGAGAACTCGCGGTCTAATATCGTGTAATCAGAGCATATATAGCAACCGCCAAGGTGGTTAGGACATTATAAGTTGCTGAAACCTTGATTCTATTCCCTTCTTCCCCTAGCCCCTAGCCCCAGCTATATCAGTTTTCCACCGGGGCGGTTTCAGCAGCTTGCTGTTGAGAGCTGTTTTACACTCAGGAATTAACGGACACAAGGACTCATGGCTAAACAATTAAACCTCTTTTCTGGCCAAGTAATCTCAACGGCGCTGCACACCGAGATGCAGCAGTCGTATCTCGAATACGCCATGAGTGTTATCGTCGGGCGTGCTCTACCAGATGTCCGCGATGGCTTGAAACCGGTTCACAGGCGGATTTTATACGCTATGCACGAACTCGGCCTGACACCTGACCGTCCTTACCGTAAGTGTGCCAGGGTGGTTGGGGATGTTTTGGGTAAATATCACCCTCATGGCGACCAGTCAGTTTATGACGCTTTGGTGCGGATGGTTCAAGAGTTTTCTAGTCGATATCCGTTGCTGGCGGGTCATGGGAATTTTGGTTCGGTGGATAATGACCCACCTGCGGCGATGCGCTACACGGAAACTCGTTTGGCCTCAATCTGTCACGAGGCAATGCTAACTCAGGTTGGTGAGGCGACGGTTGACTTTAGTGATAATTTTGACTCCTCGCAGCAGGAACCGACGGTATTGCCGGCGGAGTTGCCGTTTTTGCTACTGAATGGCTGTTCTGGGATTGCGGTGGGGATGGCGACGAATATTCCGCCTCACAATTTGAATGAGGTGGTGGATGGTTTAATTGCTTTGATTGATACGCCGGATCTGTCAGATGAGAAGTTGCTGGCGTTGATTCCAGGCCCAGACTTTCCGACTGGTGGGGAGATTATCAGTACCGAAGGAATTACCGATGCTTATACGAAAGGTAAGGGTAGTATTGCTGTCCGAGGTGTGACGCGGATGGAAGAAATTCCAGCCGCTCGCAGGACTCGCAGCAAGATGGCGATTGTGGTAACGGAGTTTCCCTTTCAGGTGAATAAGGCGGGCTGGATTGAGAAGGTAGCGGAATTGGTGAATCAGGGCCGAATTGAAGGTATTTCCGATTTGCGAGATGAGAGCGATCGCGAAGGTATTCGCGTGGTGATTGAAATTAAACGCGAGTTTTCGCCGCAAACAGTTCTCTCTCGCCTCTACCATCAGACTGATTTGCAGTGCAATTTCGGTGCGATTTTGCTGGCTTTGGTTAATGGCCAACCCCGGCAGTTGACTCTCAGACAAATGTTGCAGGAGTTCCTGAATTTTCGGGAAGTAACGCTGACTAGACGCTACAACCACGAGTTACAGGTGGCTGTGCGCCGTTGTCATATTGTCGAAGGGTTACTTTTGGTTCTGGGAAACTTAGATGCGGCGATCGATATTCTCAGAAATGCTCCTGATGGTAGTACGGCTAAGCAAGGTTTGCAAAGTCGGCTGAATTTTAGCGAAAGCCAAGCTGATGCGATTTTGGCTATGCCGATGCGACGTTTAACTGGCTTGGAGAGGCAAAATTTACAGGCTGAGTTTGATGAGTTAATGGCAACTATTCAGGAGTTGCAGAGGTTGTTAGGCGATCGCCGCGAATTGCTTAAGGCTTTGAAGAAAGAATTGCGCTCGCTTAAACGCAAGTATGGCGATCCTCGCCGCACTCGGCTAGTGACTGTTGAGCAGGGGAGCGGGGGAGCTCCTGAGCAGGGGAGCAGAGGGGCGAGGGAGCTCCTGAGCGGGGGAGCAGAGGGGCGGGGGAGCAGGGGAGCGGGGGAGCAGAGGGGCGGGGAGGGGAAAAAGAAAGCTACTCAACTACCTGTCACCTCGGTTAGCACTGAGCCTTCAGAAGCAACTGTTCTGGAGTTTACGCATAAGCAGTACGTGCGACGGCTGGCTTCGGCGGAGTCAAGTCGAGGTAAAAATCACGATAAATCTGCTCAGTCGCGAGGAGGGGAGAGCGATTTTAGCGTCAACACTATCCAAGCTAGAACTAATGAAAATTTAGCGATCTTGA contains:
- a CDS encoding tetratricopeptide repeat protein, whose product is MPNRIHLISLLLALGLWSLPKPVSAQAFLPYTPQLESAELEQTGVSLAQEAAQLEQFQQYELALPRAQLATQLAPNKYQTWILLGILYMRVQKFDEGIIALQQAQTLAPENADIRFFLGEVHFRQAQYDKAIEQLQAGLRIKPDTPGALFDLGNAFYKLGKFQDAIAHYEKAVAQYEKAKGQEKERWPAINNIGLVKYEMGDTDGAIRRWREAVAIEEKAAEPMMALAIALYSKGDREQGLAIAETALRIDKRYAGIDFLKENLWGDRLIAEAKKLLATPRIQATLAQLQDAPAPEMP
- a CDS encoding DNA gyrase/topoisomerase IV subunit A, whose amino-acid sequence is MAKQLNLFSGQVISTALHTEMQQSYLEYAMSVIVGRALPDVRDGLKPVHRRILYAMHELGLTPDRPYRKCARVVGDVLGKYHPHGDQSVYDALVRMVQEFSSRYPLLAGHGNFGSVDNDPPAAMRYTETRLASICHEAMLTQVGEATVDFSDNFDSSQQEPTVLPAELPFLLLNGCSGIAVGMATNIPPHNLNEVVDGLIALIDTPDLSDEKLLALIPGPDFPTGGEIISTEGITDAYTKGKGSIAVRGVTRMEEIPAARRTRSKMAIVVTEFPFQVNKAGWIEKVAELVNQGRIEGISDLRDESDREGIRVVIEIKREFSPQTVLSRLYHQTDLQCNFGAILLALVNGQPRQLTLRQMLQEFLNFREVTLTRRYNHELQVAVRRCHIVEGLLLVLGNLDAAIDILRNAPDGSTAKQGLQSRLNFSESQADAILAMPMRRLTGLERQNLQAEFDELMATIQELQRLLGDRRELLKALKKELRSLKRKYGDPRRTRLVTVEQGSGGAPEQGSRGARELLSGGAEGRGSRGAGEQRGGEGKKKATQLPVTSVSTEPSEATVLEFTHKQYVRRLASAESSRGKNHDKSAQSRGGESDFSVNTIQARTNENLAILTRTGKAYPLKISDIPTVGNRDRGTPIISLLSPSATKDVAPGNLPEIVAGMFVLSENADATDLVTLTQQGKIKRLPLSELSDITNRGVTAVKLKDDDELRYAMLSKPGEQVVLATSGGRLLRFELNDEQLPPMGRAAQGSQATRLRKQEQLVGCITLAADGSLLLVSELGWAKRMPVGSVRLTGRGEIGTQAFHFAEPKDALVGIVAALPRKELKLLTNNGRLLRVGVEKIAFWGKDAPGDRAVNLNPSEKIVKVVSC
- a CDS encoding response regulator — encoded protein: MKTVLIVEDDLVNARVFSKILTKRGGLAVKHTENVEEVMQIAIDGEADLILMDVSLSRSVYQGKAVDGIKITQMLKANPQTAKLPIILVTAHAMAGDRETFLNQSGADGYISKPVVDHQDFVAQIKALLPQE